Sequence from the Clupea harengus chromosome 20, Ch_v2.0.2, whole genome shotgun sequence genome:
TATCTCCATTAATAGATAAAAGAGATGAAACTGGAGTGCCGTCTACATCGCCAGGATATAGTGCGTAATTCACTGTGCCATTCTGTCTCCAGTCTGGGTCTGTGGCAGACACGGAGAATATAGAGGATCCTGGTTTGTTATTTTCTGTAATATGTGCACTATATGATTGTTGCCGGAAAGCAGGCGGATTGTCGTTAACATCAGCCACGATTAAATACACTGTTTTAGAGGATGCCAGTGATGGACTGCCTTGATCAGTAGCAGTGATGGTGATGTTGTAATCAGACTTCACCTCACGGTCTAGTTCACCAGTGGTTATGAGGGAATAATATTTTTTAATTGATGGGACAAGTTTAAAGGGCACATTTGACCCAATGACACAGAGAACCTCTCCGTTACTTTCTAAATCTCGATCTTGGACATTAATAATGCCAATTTCTGTGCCGGGCAGTGCGTTCTCGGGAATGTGGCTATTCAGGGATTTAAGAAATATTTCGGGGATATTATCGTTCACATCTGTAAGCTCAATAATGACTTTTGTATCTGAGGACAGACCAAATCCATCTTTCCCTTCAACTTGTATTTCATATACTGATTCTTCTTCAAAATCTATCGGTCCATTTACTTTAATCTCACCAGTTTTAGAATCCAGTGTAAATGCCTGTTCTGCTAATGTAGACACTTGGCTAAACTCATAGGTCACTTCTCCATTGATTCCTTCGTCTGAATCAGTTGCACTAACTTTTAAAACTAACGTCCCTACAGGAGAATTCTCTGGCAGCGTAGCTCGATAAACCTCTTGAGTAAACTCTGGAGCATTGTCATTCGCATCCAGTATAGTGACGTGTATCTGTACACTGCCTGATCTCGGTGGAATGCCACCATCAACGGCAGTAAGAATTAAAGTtatctcctgctgctgctcacgGTCTAGCTCTTTATCCAAAACTAACTCAAGATTTTTCCTGCCGTCTTTGTTTGAAGAGACAGCCAACACAAAATGATCATTCCTTTCTAGCATATAGTTCTGCACCGCGTTTTGCCCTGTGTCTGGATCGCGTGCTCCACTCATACGAAAACGCGCCCCTTTGATAGCAGATTCTCTTATCTCTAATTTAATGACTTCTTTGGGGAAGATTGGTGAATTGTCGTTGACATCTTGAATATGCAACGTAATTTTATGAAGCTCCAATGGATTTTCTAGCACTAGCTCGAATTTCAAAACGCATGAGAGTTTTTCCCTACAGAGGCTCTCCCTGTCCATTATTTCAGCGACGGTCAGTTCTCCCGTACCTAAATTAATATTGCAGAAACCTTTACGATTACCTTCAGCGTCAATTCGAGCCTTCCTAGCAGATAATTCCTTCACATTCAGTCCGAGATCTTTCCCAATGTTTCCTATAACATATCCTCGTTTCATCTCCTCCAGCACAGAAAAGCTTACGTCTCCTTTCACACCGTGCGCCATAGCAAACAGAAAAAGGATGAGCATCAGGCAAGCTGCCGGTAATCCTTTGTTCAGCATTTTCTTCTTAAGTAACCAGTAAACCAATAAAATACGTCCAGAGAATCAGTAAATAATGTCACGAAAAACAAGGGAACCGTAACAGCTGATAGACACAAGGGAACCACTACCGAGATAACATAATCCACATCATTGTTTCTCTGCCTTCGCCGTTATGTGTCCGCGTCACTGCAGGGAGGAGAAATGTATTTCATGTGAACTTGCCTTTCACCTTACATGGTCAACAGCGACACTTTCAGTATCTACAAGAAACTGCAATACCCAAAAAACCAAAAACCAAAACGTTATATCCTGGTAAGATACGGAAGCAGACACCTACCTACGTACACACTAGCTGCAATATCAACGTatccaagaaaaaaaatgatcctGCTACCATCTATCAACCATTCGGAGCCCGTGATTAATCACAAAGCTATATCCTTGGAGGACATATAACATGGCAAAGGATAACTGCGCAGACCAAAACAAATACCAAGCACACGTATTTACACGAATCAGTCATTCAGCCATTTAAGAAATGACAAGTCAATTCTAAAACCCAAATGTTGTCTAAGGAAATACAGAAGAATGGAGTATGCTTCTAAAATCGTTGTGATAAACCTCAACAAACCAAAAATGTTGAGATCAAAACTGAAAGGGAAGAATGCAGAGACATATAATTGAAGAGGTGGCTGTGTATGTAAGCATATATCGAAAGTAGAAAGCGACACTGGGAGGCATTTTTCAATTTTATAATCCCAGCATTAGTTCtcaattgaaaaaataaaatgtaaactgTTAGCGATATCCTATGATGTAGGCTATTTGTGACGCAGAACAATCAACTTTTGAATTCAAGCAGCATTCTCTAGAGACTTCTGTCTCAGGATTTTGGGAAACtgggaaagagaatgagagagacaaagaagggagagaatgagaaatagagagagcacAT
This genomic interval carries:
- the LOC105891240 gene encoding protocadherin beta-15-like translates to MLNKGLPAACLMLILFLFAMAHGVKGDVSFSVLEEMKRGYVIGNIGKDLGLNVKELSARKARIDAEGNRKGFCNINLGTGELTVAEIMDRESLCREKLSCVLKFELVLENPLELHKITLHIQDVNDNSPIFPKEVIKLEIRESAIKGARFRMSGARDPDTGQNAVQNYMLERNDHFVLAVSSNKDGRKNLELVLDKELDREQQQEITLILTAVDGGIPPRSGSVQIHVTILDANDNAPEFTQEVYRATLPENSPVGTLVLKVSATDSDEGINGEVTYEFSQVSTLAEQAFTLDSKTGEIKVNGPIDFEEESVYEIQVEGKDGFGLSSDTKVIIELTDVNDNIPEIFLKSLNSHIPENALPGTEIGIINVQDRDLESNGEVLCVIGSNVPFKLVPSIKKYYSLITTGELDREVKSDYNITITATDQGSPSLASSKTVYLIVADVNDNPPAFRQQSYSAHITENNKPGSSIFSVSATDPDWRQNGTVNYALYPGDVDGTPVSSLLSINGDTGAILAVRSFDYEKLKSFKVQVIARDNGSPPLSSNVTVSVSVADENDNAPQILYPAPEGKSLMTEMVPKAVQANSLVSKVIAVDGDSGQNSWLSYHILKATDAGLFTIGTHSGEIRTQRDISENDGMKQNLIVSVKDNGQPPLSATCTVYLLISDNLAEIPELKDMSQGTGSKLTTYLIIALVSVSIFFLTFVIIILAVKFCHRRKPRLLFDGAVAIPSAYLPPNYADVDGTGTLRSVRSAYNYDAYLTTGSRTSDFKFVRSYNDGTLPADLTLRKTSSQDPFGPCDETDSSQVK